The Thermococcus thermotolerans genome contains a region encoding:
- a CDS encoding MazG nucleotide pyrophosphohydrolase domain-containing protein, translating to MEIREFQGMIRDIYFHKDSKRGVDKTFLWFVEEVGELSEAIRKNDRKTMQEEFADVLAWLASLANLLDIDIEEAAKKKYPGVCPYCGKKPCECEEKF from the coding sequence ATGGAAATCCGTGAGTTTCAGGGGATGATCAGGGACATCTACTTCCACAAGGACTCGAAGCGCGGGGTTGATAAGACCTTCCTCTGGTTCGTCGAAGAAGTTGGAGAGCTGAGCGAGGCGATAAGGAAAAACGACAGGAAAACGATGCAGGAGGAGTTTGCAGATGTTCTGGCGTGGCTCGCGAGCCTAGCCAATCTGCTCGACATCGATATCGAGGAAGCGGCGAAGAAGAAGTACCCCGGCGTCTGTCCCTACTGCGGAAAAAAGCCGTGTGAATGTGAGGAGAAGTTTTAA
- a CDS encoding aspartate/glutamate racemase family protein encodes MKRIGIIGGTTPESTCYYYRKYIEISREKFGPFTFPELIIYSINFEEFRNNPRGWEGRKEILIKAAKALERAGAEIISLSANTPHIVFPEVQRAVSVPMVSIIDALIEEMKRRGVKKVLLLGTKTTMTADFYKDALTGAGFDIIVPSGEEIDEINRIIFEELAFENLKSKSYLVDLIERYEKKYGIEGVILGCTELPLAIKQGDVSVEVFDTAAIHMRKLIEIASDF; translated from the coding sequence ATGAAGAGGATAGGCATAATCGGCGGAACGACCCCGGAATCAACCTGTTATTACTACAGGAAATACATAGAGATAAGCAGGGAGAAGTTTGGCCCCTTCACCTTCCCGGAGCTCATAATCTACTCGATAAACTTCGAAGAGTTCAGGAACAATCCCCGCGGCTGGGAGGGGAGGAAGGAGATACTCATAAAGGCCGCAAAGGCCCTTGAGCGGGCAGGAGCGGAAATCATCTCCCTCTCCGCAAACACTCCCCACATAGTGTTCCCCGAGGTCCAGAGGGCCGTCAGCGTGCCTATGGTCAGCATAATAGACGCGCTCATCGAGGAGATGAAGAGAAGAGGGGTCAAAAAGGTTCTCCTCCTTGGCACCAAGACCACAATGACGGCAGACTTCTACAAAGATGCCCTCACGGGGGCGGGTTTTGACATCATAGTGCCTTCCGGGGAGGAGATTGACGAAATCAACAGGATAATCTTCGAGGAGCTGGCCTTTGAGAACCTTAAGAGCAAATCGTACCTGGTCGATCTTATCGAAAGGTACGAGAAGAAATACGGCATCGAGGGGGTAATCCTCGGCTGTACCGAGCTGCCGCTGGCGATAAAGCAGGGCGACGTCTCTGTCGAGGTCTTCGACACGGCGGCAATCCACATGAGGAAGCTGATAGAAATAGCGAGTGATTTTTAA
- the coaBC gene encoding bifunctional phosphopantothenoylcysteine decarboxylase/phosphopantothenate--cysteine ligase CoaBC: protein MLHHVKLIHATKSRKLVGKKIVLAIPGSIAAVECVKLARELIRHGAEVHAVMSESATKIIHPYAMEFATGNPVVTEITGFIEHVELAGDHENKADLILVCPATANTIGKIACGIDDTPVTTVVTTAFAHTPIMIAPAMHSSMYEHPIVVQNIEKLKELGVEFIGPRFEEGKAKVASIDEIVYRVIKKLHPKTLKGKRVLVTAGATREYIDPIRYITNASSGRMGVAIAEEADFRGAEVTLIRTKGSVPSFVENQIEVETVEEMLGAVERELRAKKYDIVVLAAAVSDFRVKEKASVKIKSGKTLTLELGPTPKIIDRVKELQPDVFLVGFKAETGLSEEELIEAARKQIERAGSDLVVANTLKAFGSEENEVILVGRDFVKKLPRMGKRELAGRLLDEVVSVIG, encoded by the coding sequence ATGCTTCACCACGTTAAGCTTATTCACGCCACGAAGAGCCGGAAACTCGTTGGAAAGAAGATTGTCCTGGCAATTCCAGGCAGTATAGCCGCCGTCGAGTGCGTCAAACTCGCAAGGGAGCTTATCCGCCATGGGGCGGAGGTCCACGCAGTGATGAGCGAGAGCGCGACCAAGATAATCCACCCCTACGCGATGGAGTTCGCCACAGGAAACCCCGTCGTGACGGAAATTACCGGCTTCATAGAGCACGTCGAGCTCGCCGGAGACCACGAAAATAAAGCCGACCTGATCCTCGTCTGCCCGGCAACGGCAAATACGATTGGGAAGATAGCCTGCGGCATAGACGATACCCCCGTTACAACCGTTGTAACGACGGCCTTCGCACACACGCCCATAATGATCGCCCCTGCGATGCACTCCAGCATGTATGAGCATCCGATTGTCGTCCAGAACATCGAGAAGCTCAAGGAGCTCGGCGTCGAGTTCATAGGGCCCCGCTTTGAGGAGGGCAAGGCAAAGGTTGCTTCGATTGACGAGATCGTCTACCGCGTAATAAAGAAGCTTCATCCAAAGACCCTCAAAGGAAAGCGCGTTCTCGTCACCGCTGGAGCAACGAGGGAGTACATAGACCCGATACGGTACATCACCAATGCGAGCTCCGGTAGGATGGGGGTCGCGATCGCGGAAGAGGCCGACTTCAGGGGGGCGGAGGTAACTCTGATTAGAACCAAAGGGAGCGTTCCGAGCTTCGTCGAGAACCAGATTGAAGTCGAGACCGTCGAGGAGATGCTCGGGGCGGTAGAAAGGGAGCTGAGGGCTAAAAAGTACGACATCGTTGTTTTAGCCGCCGCCGTAAGCGACTTCCGCGTTAAGGAGAAGGCCAGCGTGAAGATAAAGAGCGGAAAAACTCTAACCCTTGAGCTTGGGCCAACGCCGAAGATAATAGACAGGGTGAAGGAGCTCCAGCCGGACGTTTTTCTCGTAGGGTTTAAGGCCGAGACAGGGCTGAGCGAGGAGGAACTTATCGAGGCCGCCAGAAAGCAGATAGAACGGGCAGGGAGCGACCTCGTTGTGGCCAACACGCTTAAGGCCTTTGGCAGCGAGGAAAACGAAGTCATTCTCGTGGGCAGGGACTTCGTCAAAAAACTTCCCAGAATGGGCAAGCGGGAGCTGGCCGGGAGGCTTCTCGATGAGGTAGTTTCGGTGATCGGGTGA
- a CDS encoding DUF190 domain-containing protein: MVEVEHWNTLRLRIYIGENDRFEGKPLYKAIVEKLREMGIAGATVYRGIYGFGKKSKVHSADVMRLSTDLPIVVEVVDRGYKIERAINEIKPMIRDGMITVEPTIVVWVGTKEEVSKFEEDAVREL; encoded by the coding sequence GTGGTCGAGGTCGAGCACTGGAACACGCTCCGCCTTCGCATTTACATAGGCGAAAACGACCGCTTTGAGGGAAAGCCTCTTTACAAGGCCATCGTTGAAAAGCTCCGGGAGATGGGAATCGCCGGTGCAACCGTTTACCGGGGCATCTACGGGTTCGGCAAGAAGAGCAAGGTTCACTCGGCGGACGTTATGAGGCTTTCAACGGACCTGCCCATAGTGGTGGAGGTGGTTGACAGGGGATACAAAATTGAGAGGGCCATAAACGAGATAAAGCCCATGATAAGGGACGGCATGATAACAGTCGAGCCCACGATAGTCGTGTGGGTGGGCACGAAAGAAGAGGTGAGCAAGTTCGAGGAGGACGCTGTGAGGGAGCTTTGA
- the crcB gene encoding fluoride efflux transporter CrcB — protein MNPRIVLAIALGGALGALARFYISGILPVYRDFPVGTLLVNSIASLILGYLYGLLFWGIGISSEWRLFFGMGFCGALSTFSTFSYETFSLLREREYSLALLNISANVIITIGLIFLGFVLARR, from the coding sequence ATGAACCCCAGGATAGTACTGGCAATCGCACTCGGCGGGGCCCTAGGCGCGCTGGCGAGGTTCTACATCTCGGGCATACTCCCGGTTTACAGGGACTTCCCGGTTGGGACGCTCCTCGTGAACAGCATAGCCAGCCTGATCCTGGGCTACCTGTACGGCCTGCTCTTCTGGGGCATAGGAATTTCAAGCGAGTGGAGGCTCTTCTTTGGAATGGGCTTCTGCGGGGCACTGAGCACGTTCTCAACCTTCTCCTACGAGACCTTCTCGCTCCTGCGCGAGAGAGAGTATTCCTTAGCCCTTTTGAACATCTCGGCAAACGTTATAATCACAATAGGCCTAATATTCCTCGGGTTCGTCCTTGCAAGGAGGTGA
- a CDS encoding DUF6062 family protein yields MDLIGMYLRDALGEGCPVCRILRKYEESEIDTILYEHVNNPGVREKFKESLGLCTYHAWKTLGKAYSEPLLGPLGVAIIYEHMLRTYIAYLERGTVPEEGECFLCRLMEEKEKSTIDAFAGRIEELLPEYERSESVLCRNHYVMLLQILRRENSTAAERLERVQIKKLRVLRERLDSFIDKFDYRARERPTKDEISALPLTIEALKGIETGIAIKHREKQKRRRFPWR; encoded by the coding sequence ATGGACCTAATCGGCATGTATCTGAGGGACGCCCTCGGGGAGGGCTGTCCCGTCTGCAGAATACTCCGCAAATACGAGGAGTCGGAAATAGACACTATCCTGTATGAGCACGTGAACAATCCGGGTGTGAGGGAGAAGTTCAAAGAAAGCCTGGGCCTCTGCACCTACCACGCATGGAAAACCCTTGGAAAAGCGTATTCAGAACCCCTGCTGGGCCCCTTAGGCGTGGCCATAATCTACGAACACATGCTGAGGACGTACATAGCCTACCTTGAGAGGGGCACTGTCCCCGAGGAGGGGGAATGCTTCCTCTGCAGGCTGATGGAGGAGAAGGAGAAAAGCACTATAGACGCGTTCGCGGGAAGGATTGAAGAGCTCCTGCCCGAATATGAGCGCTCCGAATCGGTGCTGTGCAGGAATCACTACGTAATGCTCCTCCAAATCCTCCGACGGGAGAACTCCACCGCGGCGGAAAGGCTGGAAAGGGTTCAGATAAAAAAGCTGAGGGTTCTCAGGGAAAGGCTCGACTCGTTCATCGACAAGTTTGACTACAGGGCCAGGGAGCGGCCAACGAAGGATGAGATATCGGCGCTCCCCCTGACGATAGAAGCATTGAAGGGAATCGAAACGGGAATCGCCATAAAACACCGCGAGAAGCAAAAGAGGAGGAGGTTCCCGTGGAGATAG
- a CDS encoding prenyltransferase/squalene oxidase repeat-containing protein, with the protein MGSKLYEIGRFVNADSLIRYIEERRHEDGGYCFVSVLDDTNVNDTYYAVKTYNLLGMEVPEPEKTVEFLERAIQPQTAVVAIAMAMEGLAVLGAKDVAMNHVDIIFTKYNPLEGRFAVGLGGSEEFGTATPLEATYWVVKAFKAIGYDFSPDEKEAIRAFVMKFRNGNGYGVKGPTTTMTYQALYTLHALGYRPPKSPHFRNCEVCGDWGGFTEVPYSLPPYLEPTFYASRGLELQGERPDCPRRHIWFIRQLQNSNGGFRRSLELGISNFQNTYRALAVLDFMERFI; encoded by the coding sequence ATGGGCTCGAAGCTATATGAAATTGGACGGTTCGTTAACGCTGATTCGCTCATCAGGTATATAGAGGAGAGACGCCACGAGGACGGCGGTTACTGCTTCGTCAGCGTTCTCGACGACACCAACGTCAACGACACGTACTACGCCGTCAAGACCTACAATCTCCTTGGCATGGAGGTTCCTGAGCCAGAGAAGACGGTGGAGTTCCTTGAAAGGGCAATACAGCCCCAGACGGCGGTCGTTGCGATAGCGATGGCGATGGAGGGTCTGGCAGTCCTAGGTGCAAAGGACGTGGCGATGAACCACGTGGACATCATTTTCACCAAGTACAACCCCCTTGAGGGCAGGTTCGCCGTCGGTCTCGGTGGAAGCGAGGAGTTCGGAACGGCGACGCCGCTGGAGGCAACTTACTGGGTCGTCAAGGCGTTCAAGGCTATAGGCTATGATTTCAGCCCCGATGAGAAGGAAGCCATAAGGGCCTTCGTTATGAAGTTCAGAAACGGAAACGGTTACGGGGTCAAGGGGCCAACCACGACGATGACGTATCAGGCATTATACACTCTCCACGCCCTTGGATACAGGCCACCTAAAAGCCCCCACTTCCGTAACTGCGAAGTCTGTGGCGACTGGGGCGGCTTTACGGAGGTTCCCTACAGCCTTCCCCCCTACCTTGAGCCTACGTTCTACGCTTCCAGGGGGCTTGAACTGCAGGGTGAGAGGCCAGACTGCCCAAGACGGCACATTTGGTTCATCCGTCAGCTTCAGAACTCCAACGGCGGCTTCAGACGTTCGCTGGAACTGGGCATCTCGAACTTCCAGAACACATACCGGGCACTGGCGGTGCTGGACTTCATGGAGAGGTTCATCTGA
- a CDS encoding zinc metalloprotease: MEFIAFTYAGNFVKEEVIKEVVFDVFDEANRFFEENGLPLRFLYIGKLKLEPGYLINIYTSEGKIRAYPIEVLVEFLHAKLLNEIEERPGIKMNKIFALTTFPLVSRNPYFDFYEKFLGIHETLIGLRIMVLSMKPFEPPGLSELLKRPDEEDVSEEERARIKGELELFKNRLLKGILHEVGHSFDLGHCSNECVMNSPSTMEEWDSRMLGYCDSCFISLKRAVEWSERNPREE, from the coding sequence ATGGAGTTCATAGCCTTCACCTATGCTGGAAACTTCGTGAAGGAGGAGGTAATAAAAGAGGTCGTGTTCGATGTATTCGATGAGGCAAATCGTTTCTTTGAGGAGAACGGCCTTCCGCTCAGGTTTCTCTACATAGGAAAACTGAAACTGGAGCCCGGCTACCTGATAAACATATACACCTCGGAGGGAAAGATACGGGCGTACCCGATCGAAGTCCTTGTGGAGTTTCTCCACGCCAAGCTCCTCAACGAGATAGAGGAGAGGCCCGGGATAAAGATGAACAAAATATTCGCACTCACCACGTTCCCCCTCGTCTCCCGCAACCCGTATTTTGACTTCTATGAGAAGTTTTTGGGGATACACGAGACCCTGATTGGGTTGAGAATAATGGTTCTGTCGATGAAGCCCTTCGAACCGCCGGGACTCTCTGAACTTCTGAAAAGGCCCGATGAGGAAGATGTATCCGAAGAAGAAAGGGCCCGTATAAAGGGAGAGCTCGAACTATTCAAAAACCGTCTCCTCAAAGGGATCCTCCACGAGGTTGGCCACAGCTTCGACCTCGGCCACTGTTCAAACGAGTGCGTCATGAACTCCCCATCCACGATGGAAGAATGGGATTCCCGGATGCTCGGCTACTGCGATTCCTGCTTTATCAGCCTCAAAAGGGCGGTCGAGTGGTCCGAGCGCAATCCCCGGGAGGAGTAA
- a CDS encoding radical SAM protein: MWLGRISRWGSEGARRALPRYFSILEGTEEPASSITKRVEVRFKDGLSLDELWNLHTEGMDRLRENDLSEKPEKNLLELKALIAGRILESCTLCEIKCRVNRREGIGYCRVRESLVASDFLHYGEEPELVPSYTVFFSGCNFRCVFCQNWDISQYRVGIEHAPEFMALKIEEAFRRGARNVNFVGGEPTPNLPFIIETLRHVSVPIPVIWNSNMYMSEEAMRLLDGIVDVYLADFKWGNDGCALRYSKVPRYWEVVTRNFLLAREHFGAEFLIRHLVMPDHIDCCTRPVLEWIAANLGKDVRVNVMFQYRPEYRADEYPEISRGLSIEERQKAVQIVGELGFRNALVE, from the coding sequence ATGTGGCTCGGCCGGATTTCCAGATGGGGAAGTGAGGGAGCAAGAAGGGCGCTGCCGCGCTACTTCTCGATTCTTGAGGGGACAGAGGAGCCGGCCTCTTCCATCACAAAGCGGGTAGAAGTTAGATTCAAAGACGGTCTCTCCCTTGATGAACTTTGGAATCTCCATACCGAGGGGATGGATAGGTTAAGGGAAAATGACCTGAGTGAGAAACCGGAGAAAAATCTTCTGGAGCTCAAGGCACTGATTGCCGGTAGGATTCTGGAATCCTGCACCCTGTGCGAGATAAAATGCCGCGTGAACAGGAGGGAGGGCATCGGATACTGTCGCGTGAGGGAGAGCCTCGTTGCGAGCGACTTCCTCCACTACGGTGAGGAGCCGGAGCTCGTGCCGTCATACACAGTCTTCTTCTCCGGCTGCAACTTCCGCTGCGTCTTCTGCCAGAACTGGGACATAAGTCAGTACCGCGTTGGGATTGAGCACGCTCCAGAGTTCATGGCGCTGAAAATCGAGGAGGCCTTCAGGAGGGGAGCCAGGAACGTTAACTTCGTCGGTGGCGAACCAACGCCGAACCTGCCCTTCATCATTGAGACCCTGAGGCACGTCAGCGTCCCGATTCCGGTTATCTGGAACTCCAATATGTACATGAGCGAAGAAGCCATGAGGCTCCTCGACGGCATCGTTGACGTATATCTTGCCGACTTTAAGTGGGGAAACGATGGGTGTGCCTTGAGGTATTCTAAGGTTCCCCGCTACTGGGAGGTCGTGACGAGGAACTTCCTCCTCGCCAGAGAGCACTTCGGAGCGGAGTTTCTCATAAGGCACTTGGTGATGCCCGATCACATCGACTGCTGCACGCGGCCGGTGCTGGAGTGGATAGCTGCAAATCTCGGAAAGGATGTCCGGGTGAACGTTATGTTCCAGTACAGGCCGGAGTATCGGGCGGATGAATATCCTGAAATCAGCAGGGGGTTGAGTATAGAGGAGAGACAAAAAGCGGTTCAAATCGTTGGAGAACTCGGTTTTAGAAACGCTCTGGTTGAATAG
- a CDS encoding Piwi domain-containing protein, with product MVGLMEVLTNMVKVNPNIIPDEIYLYKIFNRPEDGTNIYRIAYNNMGVVIDSQNRIIATPLELEYQGKFAIEDEISFSELPENHQCKLILRILRDKGISDYTLSKILQKYRRPKIFGDFEIMPEVKSSVIKHDNNFYLLLHLSHQIRSKKTLWELVGKNKEMLRDFLKEHRETILLRDIASEYKTVYKPSFERYSGDPNIIESHPDDVQHWYDYHLERYWNTPELKKEFYKKFGPVELDQPIILARPIKRHDKRDLVHLLPQFVVPVYNAEQLDANLASEILDYLKLAPDQRILLLSRLLNNIKANTNVIVPSLVKFRANVFDIDLNNVLQVRNTSNVTVTLAELKTSKTKLFTWMNSRKYPIILPYEVPKRLKEFQKIPVFIVLDSALPEDIQTFAKKEFTYLINSLQKSLSSWVDFPVLNIREKYIFTIDLTSDRDIVNLSIKLSYLMKNAELGLAFIATRTKLPNETFDEIKKRLFSINVISQVVNEETLYKRDRYNESRLNLYVRHNILFQVLSKLGVKYYVLKHRFSYDYIIGIDVTPMKLSHGYIGGSAVMFDSQGYIRKIIPVEIGEQSGESIDMKEFFKDMVVQFGKFGIELEGRRILIMRDGRITNDEEEGLAYISKLFNINITTFNIIKRPLLRIFTNSKLYLEIGDSIYLLPHRVKQSTGTPVPLKLSKKRVISKGNVEFQEITNEDIFEIFLLTELNYGSISADMKLPAPVHYAHKFVRALRKGWRIKEDLLAEGFLYFV from the coding sequence GTGGTGGGGCTTATGGAAGTACTGACAAATATGGTGAAAGTAAACCCTAATATAATTCCAGATGAAATTTACCTTTACAAAATTTTCAATAGGCCTGAAGATGGAACCAATATTTATAGAATCGCATACAACAACATGGGAGTAGTTATAGACTCTCAAAACAGAATTATTGCAACTCCACTTGAGCTGGAATACCAAGGAAAATTTGCTATAGAAGATGAGATATCATTTAGTGAACTCCCTGAGAACCATCAGTGTAAACTTATCCTCAGAATTCTGCGAGACAAGGGAATTTCAGATTATACCCTATCTAAAATCCTACAAAAATATAGGCGGCCAAAAATTTTTGGGGATTTTGAGATTATGCCTGAGGTGAAATCCTCGGTAATTAAACATGATAATAATTTTTATTTATTACTTCATCTATCACATCAAATTCGTAGCAAAAAGACATTGTGGGAACTCGTGGGAAAAAACAAAGAAATGTTGAGAGATTTCTTGAAAGAACACCGGGAAACTATACTCTTGAGAGATATTGCATCAGAGTATAAAACTGTCTACAAACCTAGCTTTGAAAGATATAGTGGTGACCCCAACATAATCGAGAGCCATCCTGATGATGTCCAACATTGGTATGACTATCATCTTGAACGATACTGGAATACCCCAGAGTTGAAAAAAGAATTTTACAAGAAATTCGGGCCCGTTGAGTTAGATCAACCAATAATCCTCGCTAGACCTATAAAGCGACATGATAAGAGAGACTTAGTTCATCTTTTGCCCCAATTCGTTGTTCCGGTATATAATGCGGAACAACTGGATGCTAATCTCGCGTCGGAGATTTTGGACTATTTAAAACTCGCTCCCGATCAGAGGATATTGCTTCTTTCAAGACTACTCAACAACATCAAAGCTAACACAAATGTCATAGTGCCATCCTTAGTTAAATTCAGAGCCAATGTATTTGATATTGATTTAAATAACGTTTTGCAGGTCAGAAATACTAGTAATGTTACTGTTACGCTAGCCGAGTTAAAGACGTCAAAAACAAAACTATTCACTTGGATGAACAGTAGAAAGTATCCAATCATACTGCCTTACGAAGTTCCAAAAAGGCTTAAAGAGTTCCAGAAAATACCCGTATTTATAGTTCTTGATTCTGCCCTTCCAGAGGATATCCAGACCTTTGCTAAAAAAGAGTTTACATACTTAATAAATAGTCTCCAGAAAAGTCTTTCAAGCTGGGTAGACTTTCCAGTTTTAAATATCCGGGAGAAGTATATTTTTACAATAGATTTGACTTCAGACAGAGATATCGTAAATCTAAGTATCAAACTGTCATACCTAATGAAAAATGCAGAACTGGGCTTAGCATTTATAGCGACCCGAACAAAGCTTCCAAACGAGACATTTGATGAAATTAAGAAAAGGCTATTTTCGATCAATGTAATTTCTCAAGTAGTTAATGAGGAGACACTATACAAAAGGGATAGGTACAATGAGTCAAGACTTAACTTGTATGTTCGACATAATATACTGTTCCAGGTGCTATCAAAATTGGGCGTTAAATATTATGTCCTCAAGCATAGATTTAGTTATGACTACATTATTGGGATTGACGTCACTCCAATGAAGCTTTCTCATGGATATATCGGAGGTAGTGCTGTAATGTTCGATTCCCAAGGATACATTAGAAAAATAATTCCTGTGGAAATTGGCGAGCAGAGTGGTGAATCCATCGATATGAAAGAATTTTTTAAGGACATGGTTGTTCAATTTGGAAAATTTGGGATTGAGTTAGAAGGTAGGAGGATTCTTATAATGCGTGATGGAAGAATCACAAATGACGAAGAAGAAGGATTAGCATACATCTCCAAATTATTTAACATTAATATAACAACATTTAACATAATCAAACGCCCATTGCTAAGAATTTTCACTAATAGTAAACTATATCTGGAAATAGGGGACTCTATCTACCTATTGCCCCACCGGGTTAAGCAATCCACAGGGACTCCTGTCCCATTAAAACTCAGCAAAAAAAGAGTTATCTCTAAGGGAAATGTAGAATTCCAGGAGATAACAAATGAGGATATCTTTGAAATATTTTTATTGACTGAATTGAACTATGGGAGCATCTCTGCGGATATGAAATTACCTGCTCCGGTACATTACGCACATAAGTTTGTTAGGGCGCTTCGTAAAGGATGGAGGATAAAGGAAGACCTTTTGGCAGAGGGATTTCTATATTTCGTGTAA
- a CDS encoding TIGR04140 family protein, producing the protein MKRELITAIPPRELREILRKSGAGVSISVEETEPFHGMPRYRLTIEGAREEIERFMETLRLARAGG; encoded by the coding sequence ATGAAAAGGGAACTCATAACCGCCATCCCACCGAGAGAGCTGAGAGAGATACTTAGAAAGTCCGGGGCAGGGGTTTCTATCAGCGTGGAGGAGACGGAGCCGTTTCACGGCATGCCCCGGTACAGGCTTACCATCGAGGGGGCCAGAGAGGAAATCGAGAGGTTTATGGAAACGCTCAGACTCGCTAGGGCAGGGGGTTAA
- a CDS encoding peroxiredoxin: MNPLEVRVVDENGEEISLRDAVLGKWTVLYVYPKDNTPGCTTEAKEFTELLPEFEELGFQVIGVSRDSVKSHIKFKEKHGLRIKLLSDPGAELIKALGAWGKKKRYGKEYEGVVRSTFIFNPNGEIVWQKTNVRAKGHAAKVLEEAKKLVSGS; this comes from the coding sequence ATGAACCCGCTTGAGGTCAGGGTGGTTGATGAGAACGGGGAAGAGATAAGCCTCAGGGATGCAGTCCTCGGAAAGTGGACCGTGCTCTACGTTTATCCCAAGGACAACACGCCAGGATGCACAACAGAAGCGAAAGAGTTTACGGAGCTCCTCCCAGAGTTCGAAGAGCTGGGCTTCCAGGTTATCGGCGTTTCAAGGGACTCCGTAAAGAGCCACATAAAATTCAAAGAGAAGCACGGGCTCAGGATAAAGCTCCTCAGCGACCCGGGGGCAGAACTCATAAAAGCCCTCGGCGCCTGGGGCAAGAAAAAGCGCTACGGAAAAGAGTACGAGGGAGTGGTAAGGAGCACGTTCATATTTAACCCAAACGGTGAGATTGTGTGGCAAAAGACCAACGTCCGGGCAAAGGGACACGCGGCAAAGGTCCTAGAGGAAGCGAAAAAGCTGGTCAGCGGTTCATAG